A DNA window from Pseudomonas sp. B21-056 contains the following coding sequences:
- the treZ gene encoding malto-oligosyltrehalose trehalohydrolase, whose protein sequence is MPSRTPDTWTHGATLLDAEHTRFALWAPDAFYVSVELDTGDSIPLLPQANGWFMIQTRCPAGTRYRYNIDGELEVPDPASRAQAGDIDRPSVVVDPHAYQWRHTQWSGRPWYEAVIYELHVGALGGFEGVEQQLARLAGLGVTAIELMPLAQFPGDRNWGYDGVLPYAPQASYGTPEQLKHLIDSAHGHGLAVILDVVYNHFGPDGNYLHRYAKGFFREDKHTPWGAAIDFRRREVRDFFIDNALMWLLEYRFDGLRLDAVHAIEDPDFLQELAARVRQQVDPARHVWLTVENEHNQASLLEQGYDAQWNDDGHNALHVLLTGETDAYYADYAEQPTEKLARCLSQGFAFQGHLNRHGEPRGEPSGHLPANAFVLFLQNHDQIGNRALGGRLHQLAPSQALQAATVLLLLSPMIPLLFMGDEVLAEQPFLFFTSHHGELAELVREGRRNEFKAFSAFADPEKRKRIPDPNAAATFDTSRPNLESRRPEQQACEALYRHLLKIRREEIVPRLPAIQALGADVLGHGAISARWRMEDGSVLRIDLNLSEQPVEHSAPAQARILFEHPQQAMGLLEQGALAPYSALVTLTQAATLPNITGERP, encoded by the coding sequence ATGCCGTCAAGGACGCCTGACACCTGGACCCACGGCGCGACCCTGCTTGATGCCGAGCACACTCGCTTCGCCCTGTGGGCCCCGGATGCGTTTTACGTCAGTGTCGAACTCGACACTGGCGATTCAATACCGCTGCTGCCCCAAGCCAACGGCTGGTTCATGATCCAGACCCGCTGCCCCGCCGGCACCCGCTATCGCTACAACATCGACGGCGAACTGGAGGTTCCCGACCCCGCTTCACGCGCCCAGGCCGGAGACATCGACCGGCCCAGCGTGGTGGTCGATCCCCACGCTTATCAATGGCGACACACCCAATGGTCCGGCCGCCCCTGGTACGAAGCAGTGATCTACGAATTGCACGTCGGCGCCCTCGGTGGCTTCGAAGGGGTCGAGCAGCAGCTGGCACGCTTGGCCGGGCTCGGGGTCACCGCCATCGAACTGATGCCGTTGGCGCAGTTTCCCGGCGATCGCAATTGGGGTTACGACGGTGTACTGCCCTATGCCCCCCAGGCGTCCTATGGCACGCCGGAACAGCTCAAGCACCTGATCGACAGCGCCCACGGTCACGGGCTGGCGGTGATTCTGGACGTGGTCTACAACCACTTCGGCCCCGATGGCAATTACCTGCACCGCTACGCCAAGGGTTTCTTCCGCGAAGACAAGCACACGCCCTGGGGCGCGGCCATCGATTTCCGGCGTCGCGAGGTGCGGGATTTCTTCATCGACAATGCGCTCATGTGGCTGCTGGAGTACCGCTTCGACGGCCTGCGCCTGGATGCCGTGCACGCGATTGAAGACCCGGATTTTCTCCAGGAACTGGCCGCCAGGGTGCGTCAGCAGGTCGACCCGGCGCGGCATGTCTGGCTGACCGTGGAAAACGAACACAACCAGGCCAGCCTGCTCGAGCAGGGTTACGATGCCCAGTGGAACGACGACGGCCATAACGCCCTGCACGTGTTGCTCACGGGGGAAACCGACGCCTATTACGCCGACTATGCCGAACAGCCGACGGAAAAACTGGCGCGCTGCCTCAGCCAGGGTTTCGCCTTCCAGGGGCATCTCAACCGCCACGGCGAGCCCCGGGGCGAACCCAGCGGCCACTTGCCCGCCAACGCTTTCGTGCTGTTTCTGCAGAACCACGACCAGATCGGCAATCGGGCCCTGGGCGGGCGCCTGCACCAATTGGCCCCGTCCCAGGCCCTGCAAGCGGCGACAGTGCTCCTTCTGTTGAGCCCGATGATTCCACTGCTGTTCATGGGCGATGAAGTGCTCGCCGAACAGCCATTCCTGTTCTTCACCAGCCACCATGGTGAGCTGGCAGAGTTGGTACGCGAGGGCCGCCGCAACGAGTTCAAGGCCTTCAGTGCCTTTGCCGACCCCGAGAAACGCAAGCGGATTCCCGATCCCAACGCAGCCGCCACGTTTGACACCTCACGGCCGAATCTGGAGTCCCGTCGGCCGGAGCAGCAAGCCTGCGAGGCGCTGTACCGCCATCTGCTGAAGATCCGCCGCGAAGAGATTGTCCCGCGCCTGCCGGCGATCCAGGCGTTGGGGGCCGACGTACTGGGCCACGGCGCAATCAGTGCACGCTGGCGAATGGAGGACGGCAGCGTGCTGCGGATCGACCTGAACCTCAGTGAGCAGCCGGTCGAACATAGCGCCCCGGCGCAGGCGCGCATTCTTTTCGAACATCCGCAGCAAGCCATGGGTCTGTTGGAACAGGGTGCTCTTGCGCCCTACAGCGCGCTGGTCACTCTGACGCAAGCGGCAACGTTGCCCAACATTACTGGAGAGCGCCCATGA
- the malQ gene encoding 4-alpha-glucanotransferase: MSDAQLEILAGRAGLAVDWIDANGRAQKVSPAVLRSVLTGLGHPAGSAQEIDASLLQLQEDQQNHRLPPLITADFGANVDLSRYFEGSVPCEIQLEDGATLSLKLDADAKLPGMVPVGYQQVHIQDQHFTLAVAPARCYSVAEAVDDSTPRAWGLSAQLYALRRPGDGGFGDTQALEELARVAGERGADALAISPMHAMFSCDTGRYSPYSPSSRLFLNSLYAAPGTILGERALRTAIDATGLVNQLRHLEEQPLVDWPVAAEAKQKILRALYDGFSQGEHPLHEDFSSFRHTNGEALENHCRFEALQAERAARGESLDWRQWPEEWRNPRSAALARFAEENADEIGYYAFCQWLIARCLERAQSAARSSGMGIGLIADLAVGADGAGSQAWSRQDELLASLTVGAPPDILNRSGQGWGISAFSPEGLVRNGFRAFIEMLRANFAHAGGLRIDHVMGLQRLWVIPNDAPPSDGAYLYYPVDDLLRLLTLESHRHQAIVLGEDLGTVPDGLREKLSARSILGMRVLLFEQDNTRFKPILDWPDTALATTSTHDLPTLNGWWHGHDIDWNARLDLIDSHTEMDWRRHREREREGLRDVLNQDPQNFREEHRETDQVLDASVRFLGHTRAPLVLLPLEDALGIDEQANLPGTTDTHPNWRRRLPGESQALLDGPDAARRLEILACARLQANERDQ, encoded by the coding sequence ATGAGCGATGCGCAACTGGAAATCCTCGCCGGCCGCGCAGGCTTGGCGGTGGACTGGATCGATGCCAATGGCCGGGCCCAGAAAGTCTCGCCGGCGGTATTGCGCTCGGTCCTGACGGGCCTGGGCCATCCAGCCGGCAGTGCTCAGGAAATCGACGCCAGTCTCTTGCAACTGCAGGAGGATCAGCAGAACCATCGTCTCCCGCCGTTGATCACCGCCGACTTCGGTGCCAACGTCGACCTGAGCCGCTATTTCGAAGGCTCGGTGCCTTGCGAAATCCAGCTCGAGGACGGCGCGACGCTGAGCCTGAAACTCGATGCTGACGCGAAGCTGCCGGGGATGGTCCCCGTGGGCTACCAACAGGTCCACATCCAGGACCAGCATTTCACCCTGGCCGTGGCACCCGCCCGATGCTACAGCGTGGCCGAGGCGGTGGATGATTCAACGCCCAGGGCCTGGGGCTTGAGCGCACAGTTGTATGCGCTGCGGCGCCCCGGCGACGGTGGCTTCGGCGATACCCAGGCACTGGAGGAACTGGCACGGGTGGCCGGCGAGCGCGGTGCCGACGCCCTGGCAATCAGCCCGATGCACGCGATGTTCAGCTGCGACACCGGGCGCTATAGCCCGTACTCGCCGTCGAGCCGGTTGTTCCTCAACAGCCTGTATGCCGCGCCGGGCACGATCCTCGGGGAACGGGCATTGCGCACGGCCATCGACGCCACGGGGCTGGTCAATCAACTGCGACACCTGGAAGAACAGCCCCTGGTCGACTGGCCGGTGGCCGCCGAGGCCAAGCAGAAAATCCTCCGCGCCCTGTATGACGGCTTCAGCCAGGGCGAGCATCCGTTGCATGAAGACTTCAGCAGTTTCCGCCACACCAACGGCGAAGCCCTGGAGAACCACTGCCGCTTCGAAGCCTTGCAAGCCGAACGCGCAGCCCGGGGTGAAAGCCTCGACTGGCGCCAGTGGCCCGAAGAGTGGCGCAACCCGCGCAGTGCGGCACTGGCCCGTTTCGCCGAGGAAAACGCCGACGAAATCGGCTACTACGCTTTTTGCCAATGGCTGATCGCCCGATGCCTGGAACGCGCCCAGAGCGCCGCCAGATCCAGCGGCATGGGCATCGGCCTGATCGCCGACCTGGCGGTGGGTGCCGATGGCGCCGGCAGCCAGGCCTGGAGCCGCCAGGATGAACTGCTGGCCTCGCTGACCGTGGGCGCGCCACCGGACATCCTCAATCGTTCCGGCCAGGGTTGGGGCATCTCGGCGTTTTCGCCCGAAGGCCTGGTGCGCAACGGCTTTCGCGCCTTCATTGAAATGCTGCGGGCCAACTTTGCCCATGCCGGCGGCTTGCGCATCGATCATGTGATGGGCTTGCAACGGCTGTGGGTGATCCCCAACGACGCGCCGCCTTCCGATGGTGCCTACCTTTATTATCCGGTGGACGACCTGCTGCGCCTGTTGACCCTCGAATCCCATCGTCACCAGGCCATCGTGCTCGGCGAAGACCTCGGTACCGTCCCCGATGGCCTGCGGGAAAAACTCAGTGCCCGCTCGATCCTCGGCATGCGGGTGCTGTTGTTCGAACAGGACAACACCCGTTTCAAGCCCATTCTCGATTGGCCGGACACTGCCCTGGCGACCACCAGCACCCATGACCTGCCGACCCTCAATGGCTGGTGGCACGGTCATGACATCGACTGGAACGCCCGGCTGGACCTGATCGACTCCCACACGGAAATGGATTGGCGCCGGCACCGCGAGCGTGAACGCGAAGGCCTGCGCGATGTGTTGAACCAGGACCCGCAGAACTTTCGCGAAGAACATCGCGAAACCGATCAGGTGCTGGACGCCAGCGTGCGCTTCCTCGGCCATACCCGTGCGCCGTTGGTGCTGCTGCCACTCGAAGACGCTCTGGGCATCGACGAGCAGGCCAACCTGCCTGGCACCACCGACACTCACCCCAATTGGCGCAGGCGCCTGCCTGGTGAGAGTCAGGCGCTGCTGGACGGCCCGGACGCCGCCCGGCGTCTGGAAATACTCGCCTGCGCGAGACTTCAGGCGAACGAGCGTGACCAATGA
- a CDS encoding alpha/beta fold hydrolase, which yields MPRPAFLWLPSLFLSAALPLLAHAENTPQGPAYGPELQGFEYPYTLKHFAFQSQGKSLQMGYMDVPAQGKANGRSIVLMHGKNFCAATWGDSIKTLSEAGYRVIAADQIGFCTSSKPDHYQYSFQQLASNTQALLKALGIQKAIILGHSTGGMLATRYALQFPDQVERLAMVNPIGLEDWKALGVPYRTVDQWYARELKLSADGIRNYERTTYYGGRWKPEFERWVDMLAGLNKGPGQTQVAWNSALIYDMIFTQPVYYEFKDLKMPTLLLIGTADTTAIGSDIAPPAVKAKLGRYEVLGKQVAQLIPRSTLVEFPHLGHAPQMEEPDRFHEALLSWLNKPIP from the coding sequence ATGCCGCGTCCCGCCTTTCTCTGGTTACCCAGCCTGTTCCTGAGCGCCGCCCTGCCGCTGCTCGCCCATGCCGAAAACACCCCGCAAGGGCCAGCCTACGGGCCGGAACTCCAGGGTTTCGAATACCCCTATACCCTCAAGCACTTTGCCTTCCAGTCACAGGGCAAATCCTTGCAGATGGGTTACATGGACGTGCCAGCCCAGGGCAAGGCCAATGGCCGCAGCATCGTCTTGATGCACGGCAAGAACTTTTGCGCCGCCACCTGGGGCGACTCGATCAAGACCCTCAGCGAGGCCGGTTACCGGGTGATTGCGGCGGACCAGATCGGTTTCTGCACGTCCAGCAAACCCGACCACTACCAGTACAGCTTCCAACAACTGGCGAGCAATACCCAGGCCCTGCTCAAAGCCCTCGGCATACAGAAAGCCATCATCCTGGGCCACTCCACCGGCGGCATGCTTGCCACCCGTTATGCCTTGCAGTTTCCCGATCAGGTGGAGCGCCTGGCGATGGTCAATCCCATCGGCCTGGAGGACTGGAAAGCCCTCGGCGTGCCCTACCGCACCGTGGATCAATGGTATGCACGGGAGCTGAAACTCAGCGCCGACGGTATCCGCAATTACGAACGCACGACTTACTATGGCGGCCGCTGGAAACCGGAGTTCGAGCGCTGGGTGGACATGCTCGCCGGCTTGAACAAGGGGCCCGGACAGACCCAGGTCGCGTGGAACTCGGCGCTGATCTACGACATGATCTTCACCCAGCCGGTCTACTACGAGTTCAAGGACCTGAAGATGCCGACCCTGTTGCTGATCGGCACCGCCGATACCACGGCCATCGGCAGCGACATCGCCCCGCCGGCGGTGAAAGCCAAGCTCGGTCGCTACGAGGTGCTGGGCAAACAGGTCGCCCAACTCATCCCGCGGTCGACCCTGGTGGAGTTCCCTCATCTGGGGCACGCTCCGCAGATGGAAGAACCGGACCGGTTCCATGAAGCATTGCTGAGCTGGCTGAACAAACCCATTCCCTGA
- a CDS encoding malto-oligosyltrehalose synthase, with the protein MKPTSTQPLRATLRLQFHKGFTLDDAIPQVPYFAALGISHVYASPLLKARAGSMHGYDVVDPTLVNPELGGEAALKRLVATLREHRMGLILDIVSNHMAVGGNDNPWWLDLLEWGRLSPYGQFFDIQWHSPDPLMEGQLLLPFLGSDYGVALQEGTLKLRFDPALGRFYVEHYEHHFPICPMQYGELLRPADTLASEPAEPLKALAERFTTLNYQTDAHTLARPLQQELSELATQADILTAIEDNLRGYDSEQPESFERLHQLLERQSYRLASWRTAADDINWRRFFDVNELGGLRVERPAVFEATHAKIFQLIGDGLVDGLRIDHIDGLADPRGYCRKLRRRVDALSPSRHLPIFVEKILGDGEALRRDWNIDGSTGYEFMNQVSLLQHDPNGAAPLAEFWSRHSERPAHFIEEARLARQQILNGSLAGDFESVAQALLQVARDDVMTRDLTLGAIRRALQALIVHFPVYRTYISPLGRCAEDEGFFRQALEGARQTLSEADWPVLDCLADWLGGMPWRQRPRGTQRKRLRHACVRFQQLTSPAAAKAVEDTALYRSAVLLSRNDVGYNTERFSAPPQAFHDACLERQAHFPDNLITTATHDHKRGEDTRARLAVLSERADWYTACVEQWRILSPSLHSDPAAPSAGDELIMYQALLGSWPLDLDLNDHKALSDYNERLWQWQRKALREAKLQSSWAAVNDAYEQATQMFLERLLLRDEGLPLRSAIAEAVQAIAPAGALNSLAQTLLRMTVPGVPDLYQGAEFWDFSLVDPDNRRPVDFDARRQAMQADSPPAELIHHWRDGRVKQALIARTLALRAEYPQLFRHGSYQSLPVIGEHADRVLAFLREHEQQRAIVVVPIHATRLLENGSEPWVTPSNWGDTRVSLPFAVEEGKLKGLFKRAAVTPQGELMVSTALGDFPVNVFIPS; encoded by the coding sequence ATGAAACCGACGTCGACCCAACCCCTGCGGGCAACCTTGCGCCTGCAGTTCCATAAAGGCTTCACCCTGGACGATGCGATACCGCAGGTGCCGTACTTCGCCGCGCTGGGCATCAGCCACGTGTATGCCTCGCCCCTGCTCAAGGCGCGGGCCGGCTCGATGCACGGCTACGACGTGGTCGACCCGACCCTGGTCAACCCCGAGCTGGGGGGCGAAGCCGCGCTCAAGCGCCTGGTGGCGACCTTGCGCGAACACCGGATGGGCCTGATCCTCGACATCGTGTCCAATCACATGGCCGTCGGCGGCAACGACAACCCCTGGTGGCTGGACCTGCTGGAATGGGGACGCCTGAGCCCCTATGGCCAGTTCTTCGATATCCAGTGGCACTCCCCCGACCCGCTGATGGAGGGCCAGTTGCTGCTGCCGTTCCTGGGCAGCGACTATGGCGTGGCCTTGCAGGAAGGCACCCTGAAGCTGCGCTTCGACCCGGCCTTGGGCCGCTTCTACGTCGAACATTACGAGCACCACTTCCCCATCTGCCCGATGCAGTACGGCGAACTGCTCAGGCCCGCCGATACCCTGGCGTCCGAACCGGCCGAACCCCTCAAGGCCCTGGCGGAGCGCTTCACCACGCTGAACTACCAGACCGACGCCCATACCCTCGCCCGCCCGCTTCAGCAGGAGTTGAGCGAACTGGCGACGCAAGCCGACATCCTCACCGCCATCGAAGACAACCTGCGCGGTTACGATTCCGAGCAGCCCGAGAGCTTCGAACGCCTGCATCAACTGCTCGAGCGCCAGAGCTATCGCCTCGCCAGTTGGCGCACGGCGGCGGACGACATCAACTGGCGGCGGTTTTTCGATGTCAACGAGCTCGGTGGCCTGCGGGTCGAACGCCCGGCGGTGTTCGAAGCCACTCACGCAAAGATTTTCCAGTTGATCGGCGACGGATTGGTGGACGGGCTGCGCATCGATCACATCGACGGCCTGGCCGACCCTCGGGGTTACTGCCGGAAATTACGCAGGCGCGTCGATGCGCTGTCACCGTCGCGGCACCTGCCGATCTTCGTTGAGAAAATCCTCGGCGATGGCGAGGCGCTGCGCCGGGACTGGAACATCGATGGCAGCACCGGTTACGAATTCATGAACCAGGTTTCGCTGCTGCAACACGATCCTAACGGTGCAGCGCCCCTTGCTGAGTTCTGGAGCCGCCACAGCGAACGCCCGGCGCATTTCATCGAGGAAGCCCGCCTGGCTCGCCAGCAGATTCTCAACGGTTCCCTAGCCGGGGACTTCGAAAGCGTTGCCCAGGCCCTGCTGCAAGTCGCCCGGGACGACGTGATGACCCGCGACCTGACCCTCGGCGCGATTCGCCGGGCATTGCAGGCACTCATCGTGCACTTCCCGGTGTACCGCACCTACATCAGCCCTTTGGGCCGCTGCGCCGAAGACGAGGGGTTTTTCCGCCAGGCCCTGGAAGGCGCCCGGCAGACCCTCAGCGAAGCCGACTGGCCGGTGCTCGACTGCCTGGCCGACTGGCTCGGTGGAATGCCCTGGCGGCAACGTCCGCGTGGGACCCAGCGCAAGCGGCTGCGCCATGCCTGTGTACGCTTCCAGCAACTGACCTCGCCCGCTGCCGCCAAGGCTGTGGAGGATACCGCCCTGTATCGCTCGGCGGTGCTGTTGTCGCGCAACGACGTGGGCTACAACACCGAGCGTTTCAGCGCCCCGCCGCAAGCGTTCCATGACGCTTGCCTTGAGCGGCAGGCGCATTTTCCCGACAACCTGATTACCACGGCCACCCACGACCACAAACGTGGCGAAGACACCCGGGCGCGGCTGGCGGTGCTCAGCGAACGCGCCGACTGGTATACCGCGTGTGTCGAGCAATGGCGCATTCTCTCGCCGTCGCTGCACAGCGATCCCGCCGCCCCCTCCGCCGGCGATGAGCTGATCATGTACCAGGCGTTGCTCGGGAGCTGGCCGCTGGACCTCGATCTCAACGATCACAAGGCGCTCTCGGACTACAACGAACGCCTGTGGCAATGGCAGCGCAAGGCCTTGCGTGAAGCCAAGCTGCAAAGCAGTTGGGCGGCCGTCAACGATGCTTATGAACAGGCGACCCAGATGTTCCTGGAACGACTGCTGCTGCGCGATGAAGGGCTGCCCCTGCGCAGCGCCATCGCCGAGGCCGTCCAGGCCATCGCGCCGGCGGGTGCCCTCAACAGCCTGGCGCAGACGCTGCTGCGCATGACCGTACCCGGCGTCCCGGACCTGTACCAGGGCGCCGAATTCTGGGACTTCAGCCTGGTGGATCCGGACAACCGTCGCCCGGTGGACTTCGACGCCCGCCGTCAGGCCATGCAGGCCGACAGTCCCCCTGCCGAGCTGATACACCACTGGCGCGATGGTCGGGTCAAGCAGGCCCTGATCGCCAGGACCCTGGCCTTGCGGGCCGAGTACCCGCAGTTGTTCCGCCATGGCAGCTATCAGTCGCTCCCCGTGATCGGCGAACACGCCGACCGGGTCCTGGCCTTCCTGCGTGAGCACGAGCAACAGCGGGCAATCGTGGTGGTACCGATCCACGCCACCCGCCTGCTGGAAAACGGTAGCGAACCCTGGGTAACACCTTCGAACTGGGGCGACACCCGCGTTTCGCTACCGTTCGCCGTGGAAGAGGGAAAACTGAAGGGACTTTTTAAACGAGCAGCAGTCACACCCCAAGGGGAGTTGATGGTCAGCACCGCGCTGGGGGATTTCCCGGTCAACGTCTTTATCCCATCTTGA
- the glgA gene encoding glycogen synthase GlgA, producing the protein MISAALEPQQVRSQLPPAAESPTAPVLSTGGKALLPVVRQNPNRKKVLFVTSEIADLVKTGGLGDVSSALPRAMAGLHDVRVLIPGYPQVMNSGNPIHIVGELGGHAALPPCKIGRMDMADGLVIYVLICPELFAREGSPYGANNGRDWPDNHIRFARLGLAAADIAANLAQIHWCPDLVHAHDWPAGLAPAYMHWRGQRTPTLFTIHNLAYQGVVSLASCPELGIPEHALQQEGMEFYGKLSFLKAGMAYSSHITTVSATYAQEITTPAFGCGLDGFLAAKTQQGLLSGIPNGIDESWDSATDTHLFRKFAIGDWEGKAVNADHVRELFGLDASKGPLFAVVSRLVYQKGLDLTEAVAEFIVESGGQIAIIGRGEPEEEQAMRELALRFPGRIGVRIGFNETDARRMFAGSDFLLMPSRYEPCGLSQMYAQRFGSLPVARNTGGLADTIEDGVTGFLFAESTVDSYKQALSRAFKVFAFPELLNAMRCRAMSAPFNWCQAVEPYAELYEQLVAKSLGKSARQ; encoded by the coding sequence ATGATCAGTGCTGCCTTGGAACCCCAACAAGTCCGTTCACAACTACCGCCGGCAGCTGAATCACCGACGGCACCGGTGCTGTCCACCGGAGGCAAGGCACTGCTCCCCGTCGTCCGCCAGAACCCGAACCGCAAGAAAGTCCTGTTCGTCACCTCGGAAATCGCCGACCTGGTGAAGACCGGCGGCCTGGGCGACGTCTCGTCCGCGCTGCCCAGGGCGATGGCCGGCCTGCATGATGTCCGGGTGCTGATCCCCGGTTATCCGCAAGTGATGAACAGCGGCAATCCGATCCACATCGTCGGCGAACTCGGCGGCCATGCCGCCCTGCCGCCGTGCAAGATCGGGCGCATGGACATGGCTGACGGCCTGGTGATCTACGTGCTGATCTGTCCTGAACTCTTTGCCCGCGAAGGCTCGCCCTACGGCGCCAACAATGGTCGCGACTGGCCGGACAATCACATCCGCTTCGCGCGCCTGGGCCTGGCCGCGGCGGACATCGCCGCCAACCTGGCACAGATCCACTGGTGCCCCGACCTGGTCCATGCCCATGACTGGCCGGCCGGGCTGGCACCCGCCTACATGCACTGGCGCGGGCAACGCACCCCGACCCTGTTCACCATCCATAACCTGGCGTACCAGGGCGTGGTAAGCCTGGCCTCCTGCCCTGAACTGGGCATTCCCGAGCACGCGCTGCAGCAGGAAGGCATGGAGTTCTACGGCAAGCTGTCGTTTCTCAAGGCAGGCATGGCCTACTCCAGCCACATCACCACGGTCAGCGCCACCTATGCCCAGGAAATCACCACCCCGGCGTTCGGCTGCGGGCTCGACGGTTTTCTCGCGGCCAAGACCCAGCAAGGCCTGCTCAGCGGCATTCCCAACGGCATCGACGAAAGCTGGGATTCGGCCACCGATACGCACCTGTTCCGCAAGTTCGCCATCGGCGACTGGGAGGGCAAGGCGGTAAATGCCGATCATGTACGCGAGCTGTTCGGCCTCGATGCATCCAAGGGCCCGTTGTTCGCCGTGGTATCGCGTCTGGTGTATCAGAAAGGCCTGGACCTAACCGAAGCCGTGGCGGAATTCATCGTCGAGTCCGGCGGCCAGATCGCCATCATCGGCCGTGGCGAACCGGAAGAAGAACAGGCCATGCGCGAGCTGGCACTGCGCTTCCCCGGTCGGATCGGCGTGCGCATCGGCTTCAACGAAACCGACGCACGACGGATGTTCGCCGGCAGCGACTTCCTGTTGATGCCATCGCGCTACGAGCCCTGCGGCTTGAGCCAGATGTATGCCCAGCGCTTCGGCTCGCTGCCGGTAGCACGCAATACCGGCGGCCTGGCGGACACCATCGAAGACGGTGTTACCGGTTTTCTGTTCGCCGAATCCACGGTGGACAGCTACAAGCAGGCACTGAGCCGGGCCTTCAAGGTCTTCGCCTTCCCCGAGCTGCTCAACGCCATGCGTTGCCGGGCGATGTCGGCGCCTTTCAACTGGTGCCAGGCGGTCGAACCCTACGCCGAACTCTACGAACAACTGGTGGCTAAATCCCTGGGTAAATCGGCCAGACAATGA
- a CDS encoding DUF411 domain-containing protein — protein MANPLHLLALSALFITTLAQAATPATIDVHRDANCGCCKKWIAHLQENGFKVNDHVETDMASVKQRVGVAPNLRSCHTAEINGKFVEGHVPADQVRALSQRDDLLGVAAPGMPMGSPGMEMDGMSDAYQVIGLQKDGTQTVVADYPAH, from the coding sequence ATGGCCAATCCCCTGCATCTGCTCGCCCTGAGCGCCCTGTTCATCACCACCCTGGCCCAGGCTGCCACACCTGCCACCATCGATGTGCACCGCGACGCCAACTGCGGCTGCTGCAAGAAATGGATCGCTCATCTGCAAGAGAACGGCTTCAAGGTCAATGACCATGTCGAAACCGACATGGCTTCAGTCAAGCAGCGCGTGGGCGTGGCGCCAAACCTGCGTTCCTGCCACACCGCCGAGATCAACGGCAAATTCGTGGAGGGCCACGTTCCTGCCGATCAGGTGCGGGCATTGAGCCAGCGCGACGACTTGCTCGGCGTGGCCGCGCCGGGCATGCCCATGGGCTCGCCCGGCATGGAAATGGACGGCATGAGCGACGCCTACCAGGTGATCGGCCTGCAAAAGGACGGGACACAAACCGTGGTGGCGGATTACCCGGCCCACTGA
- a CDS encoding D-2-hydroxyacid dehydrogenase family protein yields MAVQIAVIDDWQDVARGVVDWSVLDDIGQVTFLHDYPADRETLVERLAPFDVICVMRERTSFDEGLLRRLPNLKLLLTGGLRNAALDLKTAAELGIQVCGTESYKHAAPELTWALVMALSRNLVQEANALRAGLWQQGLGGDLHGKTLAILGLGSIGKRVAQFGQVFGMRVIAWSQNLSAEQAAEAGVTYVSKQQLFEQADILSIHLVLGERTRGLVDAQALGWMKPEALLVNTARGPIVDEQALIDALRYKRLAGVALDVFAHEPLPADHPFRTLDNVLATPHVGYVSRQNYRQFYGQMIEALQAWAAGAPIRLLTPTA; encoded by the coding sequence ATGGCGGTGCAGATAGCGGTGATCGATGATTGGCAAGACGTGGCACGGGGCGTGGTGGACTGGTCGGTGCTGGACGACATCGGCCAAGTGACATTCCTCCATGACTACCCTGCCGACCGCGAAACCCTAGTCGAACGCCTGGCGCCCTTCGACGTGATCTGCGTGATGCGCGAGCGCACGTCATTCGACGAGGGCCTGCTGCGGCGCTTGCCGAATCTCAAGCTGCTGCTCACCGGCGGCTTGCGCAATGCCGCCCTTGACCTCAAGACCGCCGCCGAGCTGGGCATCCAGGTGTGCGGCACCGAAAGCTACAAACACGCCGCCCCCGAACTGACCTGGGCACTGGTGATGGCCTTGAGCCGTAATCTCGTCCAGGAGGCCAATGCCCTGCGTGCGGGCCTGTGGCAGCAGGGCCTGGGTGGCGATTTGCATGGCAAGACCCTGGCCATCCTCGGCCTGGGCAGCATCGGCAAGCGAGTGGCACAGTTCGGCCAAGTGTTCGGCATGCGGGTGATCGCCTGGAGCCAGAACCTCAGCGCCGAACAGGCCGCCGAGGCAGGCGTGACCTACGTGAGCAAACAACAGTTGTTCGAGCAGGCAGACATTCTCTCGATCCATCTGGTGCTCGGCGAACGCACCCGAGGCCTGGTGGACGCCCAGGCGCTGGGCTGGATGAAACCCGAGGCGCTGCTGGTCAACACCGCACGGGGGCCGATCGTCGATGAACAGGCTCTGATCGATGCCCTCCGGTACAAACGCCTGGCCGGCGTCGCCCTGGATGTATTCGCCCATGAGCCCTTGCCCGCCGACCATCCGTTCCGAACGCTGGATAACGTACTGGCCACGCCGCACGTGGGTTATGTCAGCCGGCAGAACTACCGGCAGTTCTATGGGCAGATGATCGAAGCCCTGCAAGCCTGGGCCGCCGGCGCACCGATCCGCCTGCTGACCCCGACTGCCTGA